The sequence ACGCGGTGGCCCTGGTGATAGGGTATATTAATGGTGTAATGGGATGTTGGTCgagaataaattgaaatttattactGATCTCCCAGTTTTCCAACAATCGAGATATTATACAGAGTAAATACTACCTCATCTGCCATATTTTTGTTGCACCATTtatagatattttaaattaaactaaaTAGATGTAGatacactttttaaaattagAATTACTTTTCTATGAGGAGAGGCTAATACtatatttctgttttaaattatgTACGAAAGATGATTTTGtagatatatattatatgtatatgtgagcATTGAAAGAACAACGGTTTTGAGAACATGACCATTTATTTCCAAAGAACTGATTACAATAAACTATACTTCAGTTCTATATATGTAATAAGGCATCAAAACTTGCGTATTAATAACAGTGATAATGTATTCAAAAAGTATTACAATTATTCTAACGAAATgactaatataattaataatacaaacaaACGATCAAATCATatataaatcattaaaattgcttccacgaatatattgtatatatacattattttattaactgTACCTGTCATCTTCTTTGGCACTTCGcataaatttatttctacattactCTTCGTTTAAACCTACGTTTACGATGCTCGAGTAGAGTCATTAATGTTCAACAATATTAAAGCAAAAATTAGTTAACACAATCAGCGTGAGTGCTATTTCCATGTTGTCTTTTACTCTACCGACCAATTATGTAGTCATAGATATTACattgtttatatgtatatcaaaTGGTGATCCAAACGATGTCTTTTTTTACTTTAACTGTTACTTTTACTTTGTGTGTAGAAAATACAAACATTAACGTTCATTATTTGTATACTGTAAACTGCAGATACGACTTGTGTTTGGTTTTTATATATCATGTATGCATTATATAGTTgtgtgtaaaatgaaattgtcGTTTGTTAAATACTGTGTAATATATAGTACATGTATAAATTTCATCCTACACAACTAGATATGTGTAATACCAGCAATTATGATTAAGTGTTTTGTTACTCTGTTAACGATAGTCAGCAATGTGACTAATatataatttgttaatttttcttctacataCGAGATACAGAATCTTTCTTTCGTTTGATTTTCGTTTTATCTTCAAACATTAGTAGTAACTATTGTGGAATTATATGCTCTGAAGAATTCTAAACCTAATCGTTCTTCAATACCACGAACATATACTATTAAGTTTCCTTGAGAATGCACAACAAATCGTATTCTTCaggatattttaattattacttctttttttcctttttgtttGGAGAATACGTTAACATAGAATACGAATATGTTTTATATAGTAGGCACATTTTAGTAGGATCAGAATTATGATGATTTCAACAGATTACAGTTGGAAAATTATCATTTCGCTCCGAATGCAAACGCATAatactaattattttaattataactTAAGTTACAGATATGTGTTTTGCTAGTGTACGTGTAACTTAAGTTACAGTTCCGACTTTTTAGAATATTAATATGTTTTAATATCATCTTATACACatcctataaaatttcaatctATGCAAGTAACCGTTCGTGTGttcactattttttaaaataattatctttCCGTGTATCGAATGGTTTTCTGTATTGGATATTCAAAAggtgtaaaatttttaaaaaattttacaaacTCTATATTAAATTGgtgaaatttaaattaataattgtataatTGTACGATTATGTTACATTATTGTGTTGATCCTTCCAGTTACATCTATAATATGTTTATGTAATTGTTTATATAAGTCTGTGTTCTTTCTCGATCCCGTACGAAACTAACGCTGGTGGAAAGCCTATTTTGATTCCTTTCAAAATTTGAATTCATGCAGTAATTAAAGTAATTACTACTCTTTAGATCCTATACCATGTGAATTCATTAAATACTTCTTACAGTAATAACGCTACTGTTTCAATTTATCGTTTCCGTATATATTAAGACATTTTTCTCAAAGTATATTATCCTAATACATTTAAATAcgcaatttctaatttttatttacaaactATATCAATACAATGACTATGTTCGTTTTTTTTCATTATGACCTATACAAAACAAGCCAGCATATTTGAATGCATACAAATTTCTGCAAACGCATCTCAAATGAAATTGTGTTTCACTATATATCACGTATTTATTTCACTGAATACGTTTTCAAAATGAAAAAGTGCATATAactttaaataattcaaaataaaatcaataaataattcATGGTACTAAAATTGTTCAATATTTTTCTTCATTCTCGACAATTAGTACACGATACATAAGAAATTGTTCAATTCTAACGAAacagaatgaaatttttcgattttatctacAACCATTCGTTCTATATTAAACGTGTATAATATTTGTAGAAAATATTACTGCATTCCAAAACTAAAACTACTTCATTATTTTGACTACTTTCCTTTGTATATTAGATCCGATATTTAATGTATCGAAAATTGTAATACAACTGAGAAGAGGATGATTCTATACACAAAAATAAATAAGATAACAgatatgttcgatttttaaaagAAACGAACCTAGTATGTAAAATAATCTCCTGTTAGCCTAAACTTTCACCACTATTCAGTTAGAAGTTACTTGAATACATGAAACTAATTTTCTCGTAAATTGAGatgaaaaaatgatattctATGTTTCTCTAACATATTGTTTTACGTAGAATcacctgttttcaatttgtacCCTGATTTTCGATATCCTTTATGTTTGCTATATTACGACAGTGTAGAAAATTCAGAAACTATCGAGAGGAAAAAGGGACGCTAATATGTGTATTGTTATCAACGTGTACAGAGCGAGCAGAGCTAACGATAGAATCAAATAGGTGGCTGTTCTACATGCAAGGAATAAGTCGAAAACgtagaaaacatttttcaaatgatgtttcatttcattgtgtACAGTAAATAAAAGTATACTGAATGCATGCGTGTATCTAAATGCGTTGTTTTCGTATAAATGCCTACATATTTGtaatcaattaattaaaatacctAATGTCGTTTGAtttgaaatgattaaaagaagatcattgtataaatgcgtcgtcgtcgtcgttaagAAACGAAAAAATACTGTATGTTGATCCGACAACATTACGTTCAACCAATTCTCGTCAAATATTTCGAGTTACTTTAATCGTTGGTCAGGAAGAAGAGCCATTATACAGACTCGTCGCATGTACTATTTCCAGAGAGAGCCATCTTTGATAGACTAGAAAGACTTCTGCGTGGACTGCTACCGACTAAAAAGCTACTGCTAGACTCTGAGAATATTTTCCGGAAACTGGAAAATAAATGATACTACTTAATGTACTTTGTTGCGATTAAAACGATGATGATTAAAGATACACTTACAATTTACGAATCCCAGATTCAGACGTTTTCTTCCAAGGTGCGTCGTCTGGTTCGTAAGGAAGTGGTCCTTGAACTGGAGCATCTTTGTCTTCTTCAATCCTGCGGAAGAAATAAATTACGATATACTGTCAATCGaaataatattcgaacaatCTCGTAACTTCTCGAACAAATCCAAGTCGTATAGTTCGATATTAAAAAAGCTAGGGGGTGGTAAGCTGGCTGAGAATGATCGAAGCTAAACGCAGAGGAGTCAGAAATGAGCAATAAACCAAAGGAAAACACGGGAGGTTGTGTAATCTaggataaatgaaataaaaatgaatatagaTCAGAAATAGAAATAGTAAAAATAGAGAAAATAGAATGTAAAATCAAATCCGTTTCTGGGCTGCGAagcagaaataaatatatatatatatatttatatatataaaagttattgTGGTTTTAGGTGTCCATACAAACTCGTAATTTAAATATGATCACGTACGTATCAGGTTTCGGTCGATACAGCTCCAATTCATCTTCTAAGTCCGAGACTCTAGCTTTCAGTTCATTTCGTTCGTGCAAAATTTCTTTCAATTCTGCGGTGGTGAACCTTGGTCTATCAGGATCGTCTAGATCATAAACAGCCTTGTTTGTTAGATCTGGATATCCCTGCAATTTACTTAAATCTTCGTTCTCCTTCCTCGCTAAACCAAGGCGAGCTCGTAGATTGATCAGTTCACGATTTTGGTCTTGCAACTGGGCcaaaaagtctgctctttcctCCACCAATCCGCGAGCTTGCATCTGCGCTTGACGTTGCTTTCGTTTCAGTTCTCGTCCGACAACTCCAAGCTTTTCAACCTGTGCTGTTAACTGCAGAGAAAATTCAAATACATTAGATTAAAAGTTCTTAGACCAAGCGaagcaaaaataaaatagaagcCTCTTAAACTACATCCGATAATAtcgtattttattattatttagattaaattatatacgaACATAAGTACCAATTTACATTTTCTATTTCCGTATTCTTCTGCACCAACTCTTTGTCTCTCGCTCGAATCTGATCTCTTTGCTTATCGATCATGGATCTTAAATGCTGTAACACTTGTATATCGACCTCCTGACTAGCAGTAAACGCTGAAAGTATATTCGTGtaattataaattgtataaataaatacatacgaTGCGATACGATAGTTTCAACATTGTGTTAGTAAAGAAAAGATAGGTTGTTAGTACTTTGTTTACTGCTGTACTGACTATCACTACGTGATTCTTGGAGTGCTTCTGCTAAGCGTCTATTCTCTTCCTGTAATCGTGTAACCATTCCTACTAGGTCACGAGATTCTTGTCGCCAATGTTCCTCAGTTTGTTCTAGTTCCTAGATAGTGATTAAACAATTACGTATAAAgaagaaatttaatataaaagaaattttatagAAGGAAATACTTTTTCAAATCTTTGCTTATCCTCAGCTTTGCCGATTTTGGCGTTTTCCAATTGGGAAATCTTGGCACGCAGTTCTTGGACTATTGTATTTTCACGTTCATTTTTGGTTGCAAGACTCTCCAATAGTTCCAACGCATGTATCACCTTCGGCATTAAATTAGTCACGGATTGTACTCCGAAAGAATCTATCAAATTCTCGCATTCCTTTCCTATTTCCGAAGCGATATCGTAAACATCTACAACGGACACATCCGATAATGCAGCATAGTCCTCCATGTTGCTGGTTGTATAATTCTCCAGACAAAAAGGCATGAATACTCTTTGTATCAGAGTACACTATATACGAACCTGTTGACAATAATACAAAAAGAACAGTTTGATTGGTTGATTTACTAAAATCTAAATAGTATCGCTGACAATATGGAACAGTTTATATCAATCGACATTCCTTGGAATCTTCAAAACATTGACATACAGTCCTTCGcagaaattttcattaaatacaGAGTCAAATCATCGAATTTCAAGAATTCTTTTTCGAAATAACACAGAATCAATGAGTACacataaatgaaaattaaaaaatctaacAAAGTAATACAGAACACAGCTATAtaagtataatattaaaactagcctcactattaaatatatatgtactgAAGAGAAATTATGGTAAATCACATATTCGTGCATAGAATATTCAACTTTGACAGTATTCTTTAACTTTTGCTGGTTTAAGTAGAAGTAACATAATTAACACGAGTTTCTTCAAAGTATACGTTTATGTAATAgagttttccattcatttagGCGTGGTATTCATGTAACAAGGTAATATTTGACGTACAAGATTGTTAATGATATTACTCAGAATTACTTGATATGAGATCATGATTAATCGCAGCTACAATGCTTATGTCAAATTCCACTCAGCACTGCACTTATCGTGCAGTTAGGAgacatattattatttgttatacATACACGTATCTATAAACTGTTAATCCGATCGTGTGCACCATGTGAAACGAGTACATAAatctaaatattttaaaatcaaATATGTTAGAAGAGCCGATGATCTATTTAGTAACTCTCTTCGCTAAGCTAGCCTTTTTTCTGGCTCCGCGATTTTCGCGAAACGCATATTCAAGCGGTCAAAGCTTCGCAGCGATTGGATATTTCCGATCGAACGAGTTGAACCTTTTTCCGATTGTATAATTATACATTTACGATTGtctttttagatttttaattaactGCTCCATTCAAAATTTGAATTCATGcaataattaaagaaattattatattagaacTCTTTAGATCGTATACCGTGTTACAGTAATAATGCTATACTGTTTCAATTTATCGTatccgtatatatatatatatatatatatatatatatatatatatatatattaagatatttttagaaatatattttagattatttaaaattaattttatattaaagatattttaaaaatcaaaGCGAAAAAGGCGAGAGCAGTTTAATCAGGTATCCCTGAAtacaaatgaaaatatataGCATTGAGTTGAGTCATATGCGTATGTATAAAAACAATCTATTTTACATATACAAAAGAAGTATTGCAAAAAATATAGTACGAaatcatgaatttttattttgcttatatATTTTACTTACTTTGAGATCACTTAATTACTTTAGCATTGCGCACACATCAGCCAAAGTATCTTATTTCTGCAAATAAACTataaagaaataaaacaaaCTACAATTCAGTGAGGAAAGCATGTAACAGTTGAATGTTCATTaatgtttatgtatttatattacacttaaaaaaaatacaatttgttgggaataaaaaattgtacgcaTTTATTAAAGTTCAATTTTTGCACATTGTTTTTTATTAAAACATCTCCATTATAACACAATAATATATGCTctattttatattacatttaCAATGTACAATTCAGATGGATAACATGATAGTTTctcaaaattgatataatatgtACATTATACTTTGCGTGatccaattttaattattataaatttgtaaattatataaatttttttcgtaacaaaTCGATCATAGCAAAATGTACTACAATAATAATTCGGTAGAATTGCATGTATGCAACTTTATACAAAGAATattcttttataaaaatgaatttatatctTACTGCATAATTCGTggcttattataaataataagaatatttttacatATAAGTTGATAATTTTTACACACAAGTTGTATACATGCAATTCTAAATTCTTAAAATCCTCAAATAATTACAATAGACTATTTCATTCTTTTAATATATCAACAATTTTAAACATAACAGAAAAGCaagttaaattaataataaatattaaatattttttttcagtaaaacgtcAAGCACATGTAGCTGTTTGAAAATACTGCATGTATTTGATGGATTATATATCAAATTATAAAAGTTCtacaaaatttctataaaataacagcatcactatgaatgaattatttactatttacgatTTCTTGTAAGCACAAACAAATGATTAGTGTTATCATTATGTTGAAAGTTGTTAATGTCATCATGACATGCATTATAATCAAACACTCGAAGcagttattaaattatataaaaggGATAATAATGTTTAATCACACGTCATTTTTCTTCAATATTATCGATCAGATATTTTAGAtgcattcaatatttttttaaacaaaaccgaagtaaaaatatttgaacccAAAAAATTTACCGAGGCCCTAGTTTAATATCACATTACGGCAAGTATTTTATACTAAATATAAATCTTAAAGtgatcaaaaaatattttgttcgaTAAGTTCTTAACACAATATATAATCATATTTTTTGATGTACATTTTGCGCTATCACTGCCAGTAATTGCCACttaattattacaatttattaacAATTGCACACTGACATCgatatatacacatacatatcgATGCCTGAtgtttattaacaaaaattgAGCTCAattatttgatgcatttatatttGATATGTTATTCATACTCAGGCAAGTATTAAATATTTGTGCAATAACATTGGCAAGTATTGACTTTCAGTTTGTTATATTGTAATGCaggtaatatttttaatgacgTGAAAATCGATTGTTTTATACTATGTACAATATagaatgaacaaaattattgcataattaGTAGTCGACTGATAGAAAATATGAATGTCATTAAAtgtattcaatattattaaatcctTTCAACTTAGTTAGACTTACACCATAAATTATTACCTAAACATACGTAAAAATTCATAATCTGAGGTATAAATTTATTGACGAAGTGTCATCTCTTcgaataaaactttaatttatCGATTTATAAATCTAGTATAATAAAATCAGCtaatcaaattaattaaaaaaaatatacagtGTAATATAGATATTATTTTGCGTAAATATATAATGTTCGGAAGAAAAAATGACATCTTATTTGTGCTACCGAATCTTTAAAGCCTATTTCTGTACATAAGTTAATCGATCATTGCATAAGTTTGTTCATACAATAAATTAAGTACGAATAATAAAAACAGGCATTCTAATCGTTTTATAGTATGCGCTGACGTTAagtgtaaaatatttaaatgttgtGTGTATGCCTATGTATATTACTCGTTCCTtatataaactaatttttttcgtaCAAATTATTTGATCGAGTTGTGAAAAACATTTGGAACAATTTCCAAAATGTTGAATATATATTATAGTGTATtaatgtattaggttggcactttttcaattcaaatatatatttttttaatatccgCGGTATGAAATTGTCGCGCCTATTTTAAGACGTACgttataaaaatcaataaaccGTGTAATAATATACGTGCGTTGAACAGGAAATTGCTCTAAATGTCAATTTTTTCAATAGAATTCGTCTGACTTCGCTTATTATAATAGTAAAT is a genomic window of Lasioglossum baleicum chromosome 14, iyLasBale1, whole genome shotgun sequence containing:
- the Rilpl gene encoding rab interacting lysosomal protein like isoform X2, with protein sequence MPFCLENYTTSNMEDYAALSDVSVVDVYDIASEIGKECENLIDSFGVQSVTNLMPKVIHALELLESLATKNERENTIVQELRAKISQLENAKIGKAEDKQRFEKELEQTEEHWRQESRDLVGMVTRLQEENRRLAEALQESRSDTFTASQEVDIQVLQHLRSMIDKQRDQIRARDKELVQKNTEIENLTAQVEKLGVVGRELKRKQRQAQMQARGLVEERADFLAQLQDQNRELINLRARLGLARKENEDLSKLQGYPDLTNKAVYDLDDPDRPRFTTAELKEILHERNELKARVSDLEDELELYRPKPDTIEEDKDAPVQGPLPYEPDDAPWKKTSESGIRKFFRKIFSESSSSFLVGSSPRRSLSSLSKMALSGNSTCDESV
- the Rilpl gene encoding rab interacting lysosomal protein like isoform X1: MPFCLENYTTSNMEDYAALSDVSVVDVYDIASEIGKECENLIDSFGVQSVTNLMPKVIHALELLESLATKNERENTIVQELRAKISQLENAKIGKAEDKQRFEKELEQTEEHWRQESRDLVGMVTRLQEENRRLAEALQESRSDSQYSSKQTFTASQEVDIQVLQHLRSMIDKQRDQIRARDKELVQKNTEIENLTAQVEKLGVVGRELKRKQRQAQMQARGLVEERADFLAQLQDQNRELINLRARLGLARKENEDLSKLQGYPDLTNKAVYDLDDPDRPRFTTAELKEILHERNELKARVSDLEDELELYRPKPDTIEEDKDAPVQGPLPYEPDDAPWKKTSESGIRKFFRKIFSESSSSFLVGSSPRRSLSSLSKMALSGNSTCDESV